The sequence GAACGCCAGCGCCCGCCGCTGCACCGGGTGGCTTCGCAGGTATGCCAGCCACTCCCGCGCCGCCTCCTTCTGCCGGGGCGTCACCCACTCCGCCTGCAACACCACCGCCGGGTGGTCGCTCCACAGCGTCAACGGCGGGTAATACACCTTCAGCTTTCCCCACCGCTCCGTCGCATTCGAGATCTGCCAGATGGCCAGGTTCTCGTACACCACCGCGATGTCGTAGCGCGAGGGCCCGAAGCGGACCATGTCCGCCATCACCAGGCGCGTGGAGGTCTCGAAGCGCGCCACGCCCCGCTCCATCTGTTTGATCCACTCCTGGTACTTCGCGTCCAGCACGTCCCCCACCGTCAGGCCCGCGCGCTTGTGGTGGTACTCGAACGTGGCCAGGAGCATCGCCTGGAGGCCCGAGTTCGAGCGCGTGGGGTCCGTCTGTCCCAGCTTCACGAACCCCCACTCCTCCTTGCCCCCGATGGACGGCCAACCCTGATCACTCGACACGGCCCGCTGGATCGTCTTCCAGGAGATCTGCTTGCCCCCACTGGAGGCCAGCAGCACGTTCGCCCGGTCCTCCCACACCACGAACACCAGGGGGGTGATGACCAGCGACTGCGGCGCCTCCTCCCCCTGCCGCGCGAACAGCGGTCCCCGCTCCGGATCCGTGGCCCAGTCCGACTCCAGCATCCGCAAGACCGCCGTGTCCGCCGGGCTCCACACCGTCGGCCTTTCTCGTCCATCGAGAATCGCCTGGGCCGCATCCAGCGAGCCGCGCTCCACCAGGTACAGCCGGATGGAGGGGTGGGTCTTCTGGAAGGCGGCGGCCGCCTCCTCCACCCAGGCCTTCTTCTCCGTGCTGTAGAGGAAGGAGATCTCCGTGCGCTCCTGCACGGGCGGGGGCGCGGCCGGGAGGCTCCCGTTCTCCCCGGACTCCAGGTTCTCGGGCTTGCCCGCGCGGGACAGGTGGAGCACGCCCCCCACCGCCGCGAGCAAGCCAATGATGATGAGAACCCTGGGCTTCATGTGAAACGCACCTCTTGGAAGGACTTCGCTATAGTGCCCGCCCTCGCGCTGTTCGCGCGCCACCTGTCTAACCTACATCCTGGAACCGTCAGGGGTTTTCGACCTCTACAGAATCCGAGGACCTGGAACAATGAGAGCACCTCGAATCCTTCTCCTGGGGCTGTGTGCCACGCTGGCTGGATGCGCGGCGAAGAAGCCACCCGCCGCGAAGCAGGCCACCCTGGGCTCCTCCAAGCTCGAATACCGGGACTACGCGCTGGTGCGTGGCTCCATCTGCGGCGTGGGGGAGCGCCCGCTGGCCGCAGAGCTGACCACCCTCACCCAGGCCCTGGAGCAGTTCGCCGCCAGCACCGACGAGGCGGCCAAGCCCGAGGCCACGCCCACCGAGGAGCAGCTCACCACCCTGCGCGATGGCACCCAGGTGCTGGCGCCGGTCGCGGACACCCACCGCAAGAACCTCTCGGTGGTGCGCGAGTGCAAGTTCAGCCGCAACGCGCCCTACCCGGAGCTCATCCAGAAGGGGACCGCCGCGGTGGACCGCGCCAAGGCCCGGATGAAGGAGGCCCCGGCCATCCTCGCCGCCGCCGACCAGCGGGCCGCCGAGGCCAAGTGGCAGGAGGAGTCCACCGCCCGCGAGACCACCGCGAAGCAGACGTGGTGCACCGCCAAGACGGCGGTGGGCAGCGGAGACCTGTACTTCGCGCGCCAGGACAAGGAAGGGACGACGCGCTGGCTCTTCTGTGACGGCATCACCGTGGAGGCCGTCTCG is a genomic window of Stigmatella erecta containing:
- a CDS encoding substrate-binding domain-containing protein, translating into MKPRVLIIIGLLAAVGGVLHLSRAGKPENLESGENGSLPAAPPPVQERTEISFLYSTEKKAWVEEAAAAFQKTHPSIRLYLVERGSLDAAQAILDGRERPTVWSPADTAVLRMLESDWATDPERGPLFARQGEEAPQSLVITPLVFVVWEDRANVLLASSGGKQISWKTIQRAVSSDQGWPSIGGKEEWGFVKLGQTDPTRSNSGLQAMLLATFEYHHKRAGLTVGDVLDAKYQEWIKQMERGVARFETSTRLVMADMVRFGPSRYDIAVVYENLAIWQISNATERWGKLKVYYPPLTLWSDHPAVVLQAEWVTPRQKEAAREWLAYLRSHPVQRRALAFGFRPADPEVPIQTAEAANPFSRFADHGIQAEVPPAVEVPEGPVVRNLLTMWTRVVGTR